A genome region from Bacillota bacterium includes the following:
- the nadB gene encoding L-aspartate oxidase: MVAHTTDFIVIGSGIAGLTFALRVAEQAEVLVITKKERSESNTNYAQGGIAGVLSPEDTFELHAQDTLNAGAGLCHEDAVRVLVQEGPAQIRRLIELGARFDMERDAHGNPVLALGREGGHSRNRIVHYADQTGWEVERTLLEATRHHPRIAIYEHFFALDLIVRDGECVGVWVLNTHSDEPEAFFARAVLLATGGCGQVYPHTTNPPIATGDGIGMAWRAGACIANMEFMQFHPTTLYHSGARSFLISEAVRGEGAVLRLPDGTPFMEKYHPMKDLAPRDVVARAIDAEMKRLGIPCVYLDITHRPEEFLRQRFPVIYSRLQSVGIDMAREWIPVVPAAHYMCGGVQTDLHGRTSIPRLYAAGEVACTGVHGANRLASNSLLEALVFADRAALHALEVGWSLPQADHVPTLEALSLASGVPDEVEQEAIRHRLHLVMHEKVGIVRRLASLEEAARMLLRIEQQAQAAMQKAPQRVEAWEDWNLAMVGNLIVQCALRRHESRGLHTLMDFPERDDVNFRRDTILCKTCSG; encoded by the coding sequence ATGGTAGCTCACACTACCGATTTTATCGTGATTGGCAGCGGAATCGCAGGTCTAACCTTCGCCCTGCGTGTGGCGGAGCAGGCGGAAGTGCTGGTCATCACTAAGAAGGAGCGCAGCGAGTCCAACACCAACTATGCGCAGGGTGGCATCGCGGGGGTGCTGTCGCCGGAAGATACGTTTGAACTGCACGCTCAGGACACGTTGAACGCGGGGGCGGGGCTGTGCCATGAGGATGCGGTGCGCGTGCTGGTGCAGGAAGGTCCTGCCCAAATCCGTCGCCTGATAGAATTGGGCGCGCGTTTCGACATGGAGCGAGACGCGCACGGCAACCCCGTGCTGGCTCTGGGACGCGAGGGAGGACACTCGCGCAATCGCATCGTGCACTATGCCGACCAGACGGGCTGGGAGGTCGAGCGCACCCTGCTGGAAGCCACTCGCCACCATCCGCGCATCGCCATCTACGAACACTTCTTCGCCTTAGACCTCATCGTCCGTGACGGAGAGTGCGTCGGGGTGTGGGTGCTGAATACCCATTCCGACGAACCAGAGGCGTTTTTCGCGCGGGCGGTGCTGCTGGCAACAGGCGGCTGTGGACAGGTGTATCCGCATACCACGAACCCGCCCATTGCGACCGGCGACGGCATTGGCATGGCATGGCGAGCAGGCGCGTGCATCGCTAACATGGAGTTCATGCAGTTTCATCCCACCACCCTGTACCACTCTGGTGCGCGCAGCTTCCTTATCTCCGAAGCCGTGCGCGGCGAGGGAGCGGTGTTGCGTTTGCCCGATGGCACGCCCTTCATGGAGAAGTATCATCCGATGAAAGACCTTGCGCCGCGCGACGTGGTGGCGCGTGCCATCGATGCCGAGATGAAGCGGCTTGGCATCCCATGCGTGTATCTGGACATCACTCACCGCCCGGAGGAGTTTCTGCGCCAGCGGTTTCCTGTGATCTACAGCAGGCTGCAGAGCGTGGGCATCGATATGGCAAGGGAGTGGATACCCGTTGTGCCTGCGGCACATTACATGTGCGGCGGCGTGCAAACCGACCTGCACGGCAGGACTTCAATCCCCCGCCTTTATGCAGCAGGCGAAGTCGCCTGTACGGGCGTACACGGTGCAAACCGCCTTGCCAGCAACAGCCTGCTGGAGGCTCTGGTGTTCGCCGATCGCGCCGCACTCCATGCACTGGAGGTGGGTTGGAGCCTGCCCCAAGCCGACCATGTGCCCACACTGGAAGCCCTCTCTCTGGCAAGCGGTGTTCCGGACGAGGTGGAACAAGAAGCTATCCGCCACCGGTTACATCTGGTCATGCACGAGAAGGTAGGCATCGTGCGCAGATTGGCATCTCTGGAAGAGGCGGCGCGGATGTTGCTACGCATCGAGCAGCAGGCTCAGGCTGCGATGCAAAAGGCTCCTCAACGGGTGGAAGCATGGGAGGATTGGAACCTCGCTATGGTGGGCAACCTGATTGTGCAATGTGCACTGCGCAGGCATGAGAGCCGCGGCTTACATACCCTGATGGACTTTCCTGAGCGGGATGACGTGAACTTCAGGCGAGATACGATATTGTGCAAAACCTGTAGTGGATAA